One Dromiciops gliroides isolate mDroGli1 chromosome 3, mDroGli1.pri, whole genome shotgun sequence DNA segment encodes these proteins:
- the TRIM13 gene encoding E3 ubiquitin-protein ligase TRIM13 isoform X1 translates to MDMMELLEEDLTCPICCSLFDDPRVLPCSHNFCKKCLEGILEGNVRNMLWRQSPFKCPTCRKETSATGVNSLQVNYSLKGIVEKYNKIKISPKMPVCKGHVGQPLNIFCLTDMQLICGVCATRGSHTKHVFCSIEDAYAQERSAFESLFQGFETWHRGDALSRLDTLETSKRKSLQLLTKDSDKVKEFFEKLQHTLEQKKNEILSDFETMKLAVMQTYDPEINKLNTILQEQRMAFNIAEAFKDVSEPIVFLQQMQEFREKIKVIKETPLPSSNLPVNPIFKNFDTSQWEGIKLVDVDKMSLPQETISFTSKIPWSFYQIFVILCLLGLLVYFTPTVSLDGSLFNDFSVWKAHLSSFSSCYLTESAEIADQAILYWEQVVDGVFVFSERFKNYTLVLLNGVAEFVCKYKLL, encoded by the coding sequence GATATGATGGAGCTGCTGGAGGAAGACCTCACATGCCCTATTTGTTGCAGCTTGTTTGATGATCCCCGGGTTTTGCCCTGCTCTCACAATTTCTGCAAAAAATGCCTGGAAGGTATCTTGGAGGGCAATGTCCGGAATATGCTGTGGAGACAATCCCCTTTCAAATGCCCCACTTGCCGGAAGGAAACTTCAGCTACAGGAGTCAATAGTCTGCAGGTCAATTACTCCCTGAAGGGAATCGTGGAAAAATACAACAAGATCAAAATCTCTCCCAAAATGCCTGTGTGTAAGGGTCATGTAGGACAGCCCCTCAACATCTTCTGCTTGACAGACATGCAGCTGATCTGTGGGGTATGTGCCACTCGTGGCAGTCATACCAAGCACGTCTTCTGCTCTATTGAAGATGCCTATGCTCAGGAAAGGAGTGCCTTTGAATCACTCTTCCAAGGTTTTGAGACCTGGCATAGGGGAGATGCTCTTTCTCGTCTGGACACCTTAGAGACAAGCAAGAGGAAATCCCTACAACTCCTGACTAAGGATTCAGATAAGGTGAAGGAGTTCTTTGAGAAACTGCAGCACACTTTAGAGCAGAAGAAGAATGAGATCCTATCTGATTTTGAGACCATGAAGCTAGCAGTCATGCAGACCTATGACCCAGAGATCAACAAGCTCAATACAATCTTGCAGGAGCAGCGGATGGCTTTTAACATTGCCGAAGCCTTCAAGGATGTATCAGAACCCATTGTATTCCTACAGCAGATGCAGGAATTTAGGGAAAAAATCAAAGTCATCAAGGAGACTCCTTTACCTTCCTCTAATTTACCTGTAAACCCTATATTTAAGAACTTTGATACTAGTCAGTGGGAGGGAATAAAACTGGTAGATGTGGACAAAATGTCATTGCCTCAAGAAACTATCTCATTTACCAGCAAGATTCCTTGGAGCTTCTATCAAATATTTGTAATACTCTGTCTTCTTGGCCTTCTTGTTTACTTCACTCCTACAGTGTCCCTGGATGGGTCTTTATTTAATGATTTCTCAGTTTGGAAAGCCCATCTTTCCAGCTTCAGCTCCTGTTATCTAACAGAATCAGCCGAAATTGCAGATCAAGCAATTTTATACTGGGAACAGGTGGTGGATGGGGTTTTTGTTTTCAGTGAAAGGTTCAAGAATTACACTTTGGTGTTACTGAATGGTGTGGCAGAATTTGTTTGCAAATATAAACTATTATAA
- the TRIM13 gene encoding E3 ubiquitin-protein ligase TRIM13 isoform X2 produces the protein MMELLEEDLTCPICCSLFDDPRVLPCSHNFCKKCLEGILEGNVRNMLWRQSPFKCPTCRKETSATGVNSLQVNYSLKGIVEKYNKIKISPKMPVCKGHVGQPLNIFCLTDMQLICGVCATRGSHTKHVFCSIEDAYAQERSAFESLFQGFETWHRGDALSRLDTLETSKRKSLQLLTKDSDKVKEFFEKLQHTLEQKKNEILSDFETMKLAVMQTYDPEINKLNTILQEQRMAFNIAEAFKDVSEPIVFLQQMQEFREKIKVIKETPLPSSNLPVNPIFKNFDTSQWEGIKLVDVDKMSLPQETISFTSKIPWSFYQIFVILCLLGLLVYFTPTVSLDGSLFNDFSVWKAHLSSFSSCYLTESAEIADQAILYWEQVVDGVFVFSERFKNYTLVLLNGVAEFVCKYKLL, from the coding sequence ATGATGGAGCTGCTGGAGGAAGACCTCACATGCCCTATTTGTTGCAGCTTGTTTGATGATCCCCGGGTTTTGCCCTGCTCTCACAATTTCTGCAAAAAATGCCTGGAAGGTATCTTGGAGGGCAATGTCCGGAATATGCTGTGGAGACAATCCCCTTTCAAATGCCCCACTTGCCGGAAGGAAACTTCAGCTACAGGAGTCAATAGTCTGCAGGTCAATTACTCCCTGAAGGGAATCGTGGAAAAATACAACAAGATCAAAATCTCTCCCAAAATGCCTGTGTGTAAGGGTCATGTAGGACAGCCCCTCAACATCTTCTGCTTGACAGACATGCAGCTGATCTGTGGGGTATGTGCCACTCGTGGCAGTCATACCAAGCACGTCTTCTGCTCTATTGAAGATGCCTATGCTCAGGAAAGGAGTGCCTTTGAATCACTCTTCCAAGGTTTTGAGACCTGGCATAGGGGAGATGCTCTTTCTCGTCTGGACACCTTAGAGACAAGCAAGAGGAAATCCCTACAACTCCTGACTAAGGATTCAGATAAGGTGAAGGAGTTCTTTGAGAAACTGCAGCACACTTTAGAGCAGAAGAAGAATGAGATCCTATCTGATTTTGAGACCATGAAGCTAGCAGTCATGCAGACCTATGACCCAGAGATCAACAAGCTCAATACAATCTTGCAGGAGCAGCGGATGGCTTTTAACATTGCCGAAGCCTTCAAGGATGTATCAGAACCCATTGTATTCCTACAGCAGATGCAGGAATTTAGGGAAAAAATCAAAGTCATCAAGGAGACTCCTTTACCTTCCTCTAATTTACCTGTAAACCCTATATTTAAGAACTTTGATACTAGTCAGTGGGAGGGAATAAAACTGGTAGATGTGGACAAAATGTCATTGCCTCAAGAAACTATCTCATTTACCAGCAAGATTCCTTGGAGCTTCTATCAAATATTTGTAATACTCTGTCTTCTTGGCCTTCTTGTTTACTTCACTCCTACAGTGTCCCTGGATGGGTCTTTATTTAATGATTTCTCAGTTTGGAAAGCCCATCTTTCCAGCTTCAGCTCCTGTTATCTAACAGAATCAGCCGAAATTGCAGATCAAGCAATTTTATACTGGGAACAGGTGGTGGATGGGGTTTTTGTTTTCAGTGAAAGGTTCAAGAATTACACTTTGGTGTTACTGAATGGTGTGGCAGAATTTGTTTGCAAATATAAACTATTATAA
- the KCNRG gene encoding potassium channel regulatory protein, with protein sequence MIIDIFCSSENQTHVFQSLVGSLRRMSSQELVTLNVGGKIFTTRLSTIRQFPMSRLARMLDGRDQEFKLMNGQIFVDRDGSLFRYILDFLRTRLLSLPTDFSDYPRLRREANFYELDPLVELLDQELLKSKPEILEVRFTCQDTRAFFRVFGSCSSTVEMLTGRITVFIEPSATQTWSSSSFPAQTTFLPFPPQRPSHHDLVFQCGSDNTTGNQTEARYVSIKPDNRKLANGTNVLGLLVDTLLKEGFHLVGTRTVSSEDNVECYSFERMNRPEDLTMSERVNSEPTIAAQLMPVQSQKKK encoded by the exons ATGATTATAGATATCTTTTGCAGTTCAGAAAATCAAACTCATGTTTTTCAGTCTTTGGTTGGAAGCTTAAGGAGAATGAGTAGTCAGGAACTGGTCACTTTGAATGTGGGAGGAAAGATATTCACAACACGGCTTTCTACCATACGACAGTTCCCCATGTCCCGCCTGGCACGCATGCTAGATGGTCGTGACCAAGAATTCAAGCTGATGAATGGCCAGATTTTTGTGGACAGAGATGGGTCGCTGTTCAGATATATCCTGGATTTCCTGAGAACTCGACTGCTTTCCCTACCCACTGACTTTTCAGATTATCCAAGGCTCCGAAGGGAGGCTAATTTCTATGAACTTGATCCTCTGGTTGAGCTTCTTGACCAAGAACTGCTAAAGTCTAAGCCTGAAATTTTAGAGGTGCGTTTTACATGCCAGGACACTCGAGCCTTTTTCCGGGTCTTTGGCTCCTGTAGCAGCACAGTTGAGATGCTAACTGGGCGAATTACAGTGTTTATAGAGCCGTCCGCTACCCAAACCTGGAGTAGTAGCTCTTTCCCTGCTCAGACGaccttccttccattcccaccACAAAGGCCTTCACACCATGACCTGGTTTTCCAGTGTGGCTCTGATAATACTACTGGTAACCAGACCGAAGCCAG GTATGTTTCCATAAAGCCTGATAACCGAAAACTGGCCAATGGAACTAATGTACTAGGACTACTTGTGGACACTTTGCTAAAAGAGGGCTTCCACCTGGTGGGCACTAGGACTGTGTCCTCTGAAGATAATGTCGAATGCTACAGCTTTGAAAGGATGAATAGACCCGAAGACCTTACCATGAGTGAAAGAGTGAACTCAGAGCCCACCATTGCAGCTCAGCTGATGCCAGTAcagtctcagaaaaagaaatga